Proteins found in one Candidatus Omnitrophota bacterium genomic segment:
- a CDS encoding RlpA-like double-psi beta-barrel domain-containing protein: protein IVRMNDRGPFARGRKIDLSYRAAKTIDYRTGRDRITVEVIKRR from the coding sequence ATCGTCCGGATGAATGACCGGGGGCCGTTCGCGCGAGGTAGAAAGATAGACCTTTCCTATCGGGCGGCAAAGACAATCGATTATCGAACGGGACGGGACCGGATAACTGTTGAGGTAATAAAAAGGAGGTAA